In Elaeis guineensis isolate ETL-2024a chromosome 1, EG11, whole genome shotgun sequence, a genomic segment contains:
- the LOC105060358 gene encoding calnexin homolog: MGERQIALRLLLLFIASFVLQIWASDPLFYESFDETFEGRWILSGKEDYQGVWKHSKSEGHEDYGLLVSEKARKYAIVKELDEPITLKDGTIVLQYETRLQNGLECGGAYLKYLRPQDGDWTPKEFDNESPYTIMFGPDKCGSTNKVHFIFKHKNPKSGQFVEHHLKFPPSVPSDKLSHVYTAILKPDNELRILIDGEEKKKANWLAADDFEPALVPPQTIPDPDDKKPEDWDERPKIPDPDAVKPDDWDEDAPPEIEDEDAVKPEGWLDDEPEEIDDPEAAKPEDWDDEEDGEWEAPKIDNPKCEAAPGCGEWKRPMKKNPAYKGKWHAPLIDNPDYKGIWKPQQIPNPDYFELDKPDFEPIAAIGIEIWTMQDGILFDNILIASDEKVAESYREETWKPKYEVEKEKQKADEAAGISDGLSGFQKKVFDVLYKIADIPFLEAYKIKIIDIIEKGEKQPNLTIGILVSIVVVIATVIFMILFGGKKPAAPVKPTTETKSDAAAEADAPGSGDEKEGENEKEDASAPRPRRSTRRET, from the exons ATGGGAGAGAGGCAGATCGCGCTGCGGCTTCTCCTGCTCTTTATTGCGTCCTTTGTGCTCCAGATTTGGGCTTCCGATCCT TTGTTCTATGAATCGTTCGATGAGACCTTCGAGGGGCGGTGGATCCTATCCGGGAAGGAGGATTACCAAG GTGTCTGGAAACATTCCAAGAGTGAGGGACATGAAGACTATGGGCTTCTTGTGAGTGAGAAGGCAAGGAAGTATGCAATAGTTAAAGAACTTGATGAGCCAATCACGCTTAAGGATGGAACCATTGTCCTGCAGTACGAAACTCGACTTCAGAATGGGCTTGAATGTGGAGGTGCATATCTGAAGTACCTACGTCCTCAGGACGGTGATTGGACTCCCAAGGAGTTTGATAATGAATCTCCCTATACTATTATGTTTGGACCTGACAAGTGTGGGTCCACAAATAAGGTGCATTTTATCTTTAAGCACAAGAATCCTAAGAGTGGGCAGTTTGTTGAGCACCATCTCAAGTTCCCTCCATCTGTCCCATCTGACAAACTCTCTCATGTCTATACTGCTATTTTGAAACCTGATAATGAGTTGAGGATTTTGATTGACggtgaggaaaagaaaaaagccaACTGGTTGGCTGCTGATGATTTTGAGCCAGCACTTGTTCCTCCCCAGACTATTCCTGATCCTGATGATAAGAAGCCTGAGGACTGGGATGAGAGGCCCAAGATTCCAGACCCAGATGCTGTGAAGCCTGATGATTGGGATGAGGATGCTCCACCCGAAATTGAAGATGAGGATGCTGTTAAACCTGAAGGTTGGCTGGATGATGAACCCGAGGAAATTGATGATCCTGAAGCCGCCAAACCAGAAGATTGGGATGACGAGGAGGATGGAGAATGGGAGGCACCTAAGATTGACAACCCGAAGTGTGAAGCAGCACCCGGCTGCGGGGAGTGGAAGAGGCCAATGAAGAAGAATCCGGCTTACAAGGGGAAATGGCATGCTCCTTTAATTGACAACCCAGACTACAAGGGTATCTGGAAGCCACAGCAGATACCTAATCCTGACTATTTTGAGCTTGACAAGCCTGACTTCGAGCCGATTGCTGCTATTGGTATTGAGATTTGGACAATGCAGGATGGCATTTTGTTTGACAATATTCTCATAGCCAGTGATGAAAAAGTTGCTGAGTCATACAGGGAGGAAACATGGAAGCCCAAGTACGAAGTCGAGAAAGAGAAACAGAAGGCTGATGAGGCAGCTGGTATTTCAGACGGGCTTTCGGGTTTCCAG AAGAAGGTATTTGATGTTCTTTACAAGATTGCAGACATTCCTTTCCTGGAGGCATACAAGATCAAGATTATC GATATCATTGAGAAGGGAGAGAAGCAACCGAACCTGACCATTGGAATCCTGGTATCCATTGTGGTTGTTATTGCTACCGTAATTTTCATGATCCTCTTTGGTGGAAAAAAACCTGCA GCTCCGGTTAAACCCACCACTGAAACCAAGAGCGATGCAGCTGCTGAGGCTGATGCACCTGGAAGCGGTGATGAGAAAGAAGGGGAGAACGAAAAGGAGGATGCTTCAGCCCCACGTCCTAGGAGATCGACTAGGAGGGAGACTTAG